The following proteins are co-located in the Pedobacter frigiditerrae genome:
- the mscL gene encoding large conductance mechanosensitive channel protein MscL, which produces MGFVKEFKEFAVKGNVMDLAVGVIIGGAFGKIIDSVVKDLVMPIVSSIIGQPDFSKLYIVLKGDVPKGLDLEKARGIQDSAIFAYGNFLTVALNFFLLALVVFLLVKGINSLKRKEEAKAPAAPPAPTKEEVLLTEIRDLLKNK; this is translated from the coding sequence ATGGGGTTTGTTAAAGAATTTAAAGAGTTTGCTGTAAAGGGCAATGTTATGGATTTAGCTGTCGGTGTTATCATTGGTGGTGCCTTCGGTAAAATAATTGACAGTGTGGTTAAGGATTTGGTAATGCCAATTGTATCTTCAATCATCGGTCAGCCAGATTTTAGCAAATTATACATTGTGCTGAAAGGAGATGTTCCAAAAGGATTAGATTTAGAGAAAGCGAGAGGAATTCAAGATAGTGCGATTTTTGCTTACGGAAATTTCTTAACTGTAGCTTTAAACTTCTTTTTGTTAGCATTAGTTGTGTTTCTGCTGGTAAAGGGTATTAATTCTTTGAAACGTAAGGAGGAAGCGAAAGCTCCTGCAGCTCCACCAGCTCCTACAAAAGAAGAAGTGCTTTTAACTGAAATAAGAGATTTATTGAAAAATAAATAA
- the rpoN gene encoding RNA polymerase factor sigma-54: MLRQNLQQKLLQKLSPQQIQFIKLLQVPTVALDTRIKEELEDNPALEDPSLMTADEPVNEYDDLNERDDYDSETKEDTSTDEFNVEDYLQDDNTNDYSTSYNNGDDDEEKKETPIAIESTFFESLQEQLDLVPLSDTDFIVGKQIIGSLDDDGYLRRPITSMIDDLAFSQNVMVEEEDVLEMLKVIQGFDPPGIAARDLQECLSLQLKRKDVNNPIIKKAIAIVEHHLDEFTRKHYDKLEKSVGLNNDELKDVVAEILRLNPKPGDSNQVTTKQLQIIPDFHISNNDGILILTLNSKNAPELRVSRSYMDMFDHYDKASQKDKKMKEAVQFVKQKLDSAKWFIDAIKQRQQTLLKTMNAIMHYQYEYFLTADERKMRPMILKDIADKIGMDISTVSRVANSKYVQTEFGTFLLKSFFSEAIQTESGEEVSNKEVKKILEDCIGNEDKRRPLADEKLTEILKERGYNIARRTVAKYREQMNIPVARLRKEL; this comes from the coding sequence ATGTTAAGACAAAATTTACAGCAAAAATTATTACAAAAGTTATCACCTCAACAAATACAATTTATAAAGTTGTTACAGGTGCCAACTGTTGCTTTAGATACACGTATTAAGGAAGAATTAGAAGATAATCCTGCATTAGAAGATCCAAGTTTAATGACTGCCGATGAGCCAGTTAATGAATATGATGATCTAAATGAGCGTGATGATTATGATTCTGAAACTAAGGAAGATACCTCTACAGATGAATTTAATGTAGAAGATTATTTACAAGACGACAACACTAACGATTATAGCACCTCATACAATAACGGAGATGACGATGAGGAGAAAAAAGAAACTCCAATTGCCATTGAAAGTACTTTTTTCGAAAGCTTACAAGAACAATTAGACCTTGTTCCTCTATCAGATACGGACTTTATTGTAGGCAAACAAATCATTGGCAGTTTAGATGATGACGGTTATTTACGCCGACCTATAACATCAATGATTGATGATTTAGCTTTTTCTCAGAATGTAATGGTTGAGGAAGAAGATGTGTTGGAAATGTTAAAGGTGATTCAAGGTTTTGACCCTCCAGGTATTGCCGCTCGTGATTTGCAGGAATGTTTATCCTTACAATTAAAACGTAAGGATGTAAACAATCCAATCATTAAAAAAGCCATAGCTATAGTAGAGCATCACTTAGATGAATTTACACGTAAGCATTACGATAAATTGGAGAAATCTGTAGGTTTAAATAACGACGAACTAAAAGATGTTGTAGCCGAAATCCTACGCCTAAATCCAAAACCAGGAGATTCAAATCAGGTTACTACGAAACAACTGCAAATTATTCCAGATTTTCACATCAGTAACAACGATGGAATTTTAATATTAACCTTAAACTCTAAAAATGCACCTGAGTTAAGGGTTAGTCGTTCTTACATGGACATGTTTGATCATTATGATAAAGCATCCCAAAAGGATAAAAAAATGAAGGAAGCTGTTCAGTTCGTAAAGCAAAAGTTAGACTCCGCTAAATGGTTTATAGATGCCATTAAACAAAGACAACAGACTTTATTGAAAACGATGAATGCCATCATGCATTATCAATATGAGTATTTTTTAACTGCTGACGAGCGCAAAATGCGCCCAATGATTTTAAAAGATATTGCTGATAAAATAGGAATGGACATTTCAACTGTATCTAGGGTAGCAAACTCTAAATACGTGCAAACAGAATTTGGAACATTCTTATTAAAATCTTTCTTTTCAGAAGCTATTCAAACTGAAAGTGGTGAAGAAGTTTCTAATAAAGAAGTAAAGAAAATATTAGAAGATTGCATTGGAAACGAAGATAAACGTCGCCCGTTGGCAGATGAAAAATTAACTGAAATCTTAAAAGAAAGAGGTTATAACATTGCCAGAAGAACTGTTGCCAAATATCGTGAACAAATGAATATTCCAGTTGCCAGATTGAGAAAAGAACTTTAG
- a CDS encoding type IX secretion system membrane protein PorP/SprF → MKKIFYIFVLSLIGISAFGQQKPQYTQYIFNNFLLNPALSGIENYTDFKAGYRKQWSGIDNAPQTTFASAHWSLSPDYLWKNPLSMPEKGEDPRADDYSQNYTASPSHHGMGATVVLDKTGPISRLDANLTYAYHLQLTGTLNLSVGAAAGVTRIGLDINQLTLENPNDPALNNAIVSQVKPDLSLGVWLYGARFFAGASVQQILPQKLAFTSDPNYKTGKEVPHAFLTAGYKLYIDESITAIPSVMVKYVSPTPLSVDVNLKLGFKDRFWLGGSYRHNDSYSAMAGLNISRLVNLTYSYDFTTSQLNKVSYGSHEIVLGLQLNNVYNVLSSMRMW, encoded by the coding sequence TTGAAGAAGATTTTTTACATTTTTGTTTTATCATTGATAGGTATTTCTGCCTTTGGTCAGCAAAAGCCTCAGTATACGCAATATATATTTAATAATTTTCTATTAAACCCTGCATTGAGTGGAATCGAAAACTATACAGATTTTAAAGCTGGATACAGAAAACAATGGTCTGGAATTGATAATGCTCCTCAAACTACATTTGCTTCGGCTCACTGGAGTTTAAGTCCAGATTATTTATGGAAAAATCCATTGTCAATGCCAGAAAAGGGTGAAGATCCAAGAGCAGATGATTATAGCCAAAATTATACTGCATCACCATCTCATCACGGAATGGGGGCAACGGTTGTATTAGATAAGACCGGTCCTATCTCGCGTTTAGATGCAAATTTAACCTATGCTTATCATCTTCAATTAACCGGAACATTAAATTTATCGGTTGGCGCAGCTGCAGGTGTAACTAGAATTGGATTGGATATTAATCAGTTAACCCTCGAAAACCCTAATGATCCTGCTTTAAATAATGCAATAGTTAGTCAGGTTAAGCCAGATTTAAGTTTGGGAGTTTGGTTATATGGTGCTCGTTTTTTTGCAGGAGCATCAGTTCAACAAATATTACCTCAGAAATTGGCTTTTACAAGCGATCCAAACTATAAAACAGGTAAGGAAGTCCCTCATGCTTTTTTAACAGCTGGTTATAAGTTATATATTGATGAAAGTATAACCGCCATTCCATCTGTTATGGTAAAATATGTAAGCCCAACTCCATTGTCTGTTGATGTTAACTTAAAGTTAGGATTTAAAGATAGATTTTGGTTAGGAGGTAGTTATAGACACAATGATTCTTACTCTGCAATGGCAGGATTGAACATCAGTAGACTAGTTAATTTAACTTACTCTTATGATTTCACGACTTCACAGTTGAACAAAGTAAGCTATGGTAGCCACGAAATTGTTTTAGGATTACAACTTAACAATGTATACAATGTGTTAAGCTCTATGAGAATGTGGTAA
- a CDS encoding PKD domain-containing protein: MKKLLPSIIILLFAGFFQLAKAQNISNEGSDFWLPFPTHDPSGNSLANMNVFVTSKTNSEVTVSCGTYTDTKPILANTIVTFSVPRANSYINAAEGNLVLTDRAIHVVTTAGKPNVAVYAHIYAGARSAASLILPKEALGQKYYSLNYTQDNGGRNFLVLVAAEDNTDLIIHEIAGTTRIIKLPKAGDVYEYYAATGSDLTGTFVEVDPLTSQCKRFAAFSGSTSLTIACTGSRDPLFQQLYTTNSWGKNYGAIPFIGRRYILRVLAQDNNTKVTVNGMVINLSKGEFYETQQLTEAVLVSADKLISVAQYSLTQACSTVAGTNIIGDPEMVLLNPTEFNIKNITVFSSSNQAIQTKYVNIFMKTAKTSTFRLNGSIPSNGVWQPVPADATYSYIQIQVFDESLTLTADDGFNAIAYGFGMAESYAYSAGTSLASTQFLLILNKTSGEENATACIGQPADFKLTLPYQLTKLIWKFSDGSPDYIDNAPNGVASVVNGETLYTYTAPVNKTFIVAGKTQVTALATIPPNGGTCFPTSEIELIFNFDVDPLPKAAFTKAATGCANEEIAFKDASSSEVTGKILTKWLWDFGDGKTSTDQNPKHIYANGGNYTVKLSVGAENGCLSEVAMQNILINPKVVSLFTTNQNSCIDTDISFVNQSTIDPTGTIVKWTWDMGDGKPAIQGDGTPFNYHYTAPGKYTVTLVTESDKGCISKPFSLEVNITTLPIADFIIPDVCLADAQAVFINSSTDHDGTIPAGLTYLWNFGDASSGILNSSTERDGKHKYNAPGNYTVTLTITNANGCKKTLSLPFTVNGSFPKADFETLNASNLCSNQIFTLKNISTVDFGNITKVQWYIDGVKYGDDDLDPTVNKLYEFTYPQFTTPLTKTLDVKMVVYSGGTCSNEITHQVVLLASPVVIFDALEPVCLNGGVVQFTGSETGGLLGSYEYTGKGVSTTGLFNPIIAGIGVHAITYTFTASNGCTNSQTQSIEVYPVPTVDAGSDFYILAGGQKQISATAKGNGLTYKWTPSIGLSADDVLNPIANPEQDTRYTLTVTSSQGCYMTDDVYVYVLQNVNAPNSFTPNGDGVNDVWNVKYLDTYPNANVEIYNRNGERVYFSKGYAVPFDGNYKNQPLPVGTYYYIINPNSGRKSITGNLTIIR; the protein is encoded by the coding sequence ATGAAGAAACTTTTACCATCTATAATTATATTACTATTTGCTGGTTTTTTCCAATTAGCAAAGGCACAGAATATTTCTAATGAGGGGTCAGACTTTTGGCTTCCCTTCCCAACACACGATCCAAGTGGAAATAGTTTGGCTAATATGAACGTTTTTGTTACCAGTAAAACTAATTCTGAAGTTACCGTTAGTTGTGGTACATATACTGATACTAAACCCATTTTAGCCAATACCATCGTTACTTTTAGTGTTCCGCGAGCAAATTCATATATTAATGCGGCGGAAGGCAATTTGGTGTTAACCGATAGGGCCATTCATGTGGTGACAACTGCAGGCAAGCCAAATGTTGCTGTTTATGCACATATTTATGCAGGAGCTAGATCTGCTGCTTCATTAATTTTACCAAAAGAAGCCCTCGGACAGAAGTATTATTCGTTAAATTATACGCAGGATAATGGTGGTAGAAACTTTTTAGTTTTGGTTGCTGCTGAAGATAACACGGATTTAATTATACACGAGATTGCGGGAACAACAAGAATAATTAAATTACCTAAAGCTGGAGATGTTTATGAGTATTATGCTGCTACAGGGTCGGATTTAACTGGTACTTTTGTGGAAGTTGATCCATTAACTTCTCAGTGTAAACGCTTTGCTGCATTTTCTGGTAGTACATCACTAACAATAGCTTGCACTGGCTCTAGAGACCCCTTGTTTCAGCAGTTGTACACAACTAATAGTTGGGGAAAAAATTATGGTGCGATACCTTTTATAGGTAGAAGATATATTTTAAGGGTACTCGCACAGGATAATAATACCAAAGTAACGGTAAATGGAATGGTTATAAATTTATCTAAGGGTGAATTTTATGAGACACAACAACTGACTGAAGCAGTTTTAGTATCTGCTGATAAATTGATTAGTGTAGCTCAATACTCATTAACACAAGCATGTTCTACAGTTGCAGGCACAAATATTATTGGAGATCCAGAAATGGTCTTATTAAATCCAACTGAATTTAACATCAAGAATATAACCGTATTCTCTTCTAGTAATCAAGCCATTCAAACTAAATATGTAAATATATTTATGAAAACGGCGAAAACCTCAACCTTTAGGTTAAATGGTAGTATTCCAAGCAATGGCGTTTGGCAACCAGTACCTGCAGATGCTACTTATTCTTATATTCAAATTCAAGTATTTGATGAAAGTTTAACTCTTACCGCAGATGATGGTTTTAATGCAATTGCTTATGGTTTTGGGATGGCAGAGTCCTATGCTTACTCTGCTGGAACAAGTTTAGCATCTACTCAATTTTTGCTCATATTAAACAAAACTAGTGGAGAAGAAAATGCAACAGCTTGCATTGGTCAGCCAGCTGATTTTAAACTAACATTACCTTATCAATTAACTAAATTAATTTGGAAATTTAGTGATGGTTCACCAGATTATATTGATAATGCGCCTAACGGTGTAGCATCTGTTGTTAATGGAGAAACTTTATACACTTACACTGCTCCAGTAAATAAAACATTTATTGTAGCTGGAAAAACGCAAGTTACTGCTCTTGCTACCATACCGCCTAATGGGGGCACCTGTTTCCCCACAAGTGAAATTGAATTAATTTTTAATTTTGATGTTGACCCTTTGCCAAAAGCAGCATTTACAAAAGCAGCAACTGGTTGTGCTAATGAAGAAATAGCATTTAAAGATGCTAGCTCGTCAGAAGTTACAGGTAAAATACTTACAAAATGGTTATGGGATTTTGGAGATGGAAAAACTTCAACCGATCAAAATCCAAAACATATTTACGCAAATGGTGGCAACTATACTGTTAAACTTTCAGTTGGAGCAGAAAATGGCTGTCTATCTGAGGTAGCAATGCAAAACATATTAATAAATCCAAAAGTAGTGTCTTTATTTACTACAAACCAAAATTCCTGTATAGATACAGATATTTCATTTGTTAATCAATCTACTATAGACCCAACTGGTACAATTGTAAAGTGGACTTGGGATATGGGCGATGGTAAGCCTGCCATTCAAGGAGATGGAACTCCGTTTAATTATCATTATACTGCTCCTGGAAAATATACTGTGACCTTAGTAACAGAAAGTGACAAAGGCTGTATTAGCAAACCATTTTCTTTGGAGGTTAACATTACAACCTTGCCTATTGCTGATTTTATTATTCCTGATGTTTGTTTGGCAGATGCACAAGCTGTTTTTATTAACTCATCAACAGATCATGACGGTACAATTCCGGCAGGACTTACTTATTTATGGAATTTTGGTGATGCTTCTTCGGGTATTTTAAATTCTTCAACAGAAAGAGATGGAAAACATAAATACAATGCTCCTGGAAACTACACAGTAACTTTAACTATAACCAATGCAAATGGATGTAAGAAAACACTATCGCTTCCTTTTACAGTTAATGGTTCTTTTCCAAAAGCAGATTTTGAAACTTTAAATGCCAGTAATTTATGTAGTAATCAGATATTCACATTAAAAAATATATCTACTGTAGATTTTGGTAACATTACTAAAGTGCAATGGTACATAGATGGAGTTAAATATGGCGATGATGATTTAGATCCAACGGTAAACAAGCTTTATGAATTTACTTATCCTCAGTTTACCACACCGCTAACAAAAACTTTAGATGTTAAAATGGTGGTTTATTCTGGAGGTACATGCTCAAATGAGATTACACATCAGGTTGTTTTATTGGCATCACCCGTGGTGATATTTGATGCACTTGAACCAGTTTGCTTAAATGGAGGTGTAGTTCAATTTACAGGTTCAGAAACTGGAGGTTTATTAGGTTCTTATGAGTATACCGGTAAAGGAGTAAGTACAACAGGCTTATTTAATCCGATAATTGCAGGTATTGGCGTTCATGCTATTACCTACACTTTTACTGCGAGTAATGGTTGTACGAATTCTCAAACACAATCAATAGAGGTTTACCCAGTGCCAACTGTTGATGCTGGAAGTGATTTTTATATTTTAGCTGGAGGCCAGAAACAAATCTCAGCTACTGCGAAGGGAAATGGATTAACTTATAAATGGACACCTTCCATAGGCTTAAGTGCTGACGATGTTTTAAACCCAATAGCAAATCCAGAGCAAGATACTAGATACACTTTAACCGTTACGTCAAGTCAAGGTTGTTACATGACAGATGATGTTTATGTATACGTATTGCAAAATGTTAATGCTCCCAATAGCTTTACACCTAATGGAGATGGAGTTAATGATGTTTGGAATGTGAAGTATTTAGATACTTATCCAAATGCGAATGTAGAAATATACAATAGAAATGGGGAAAGAGTGTATTTTAGTAAAGGATATGCTGTACCTTTCGATGGGAATTATAAAAATCAGCCTCTGCCTGTCGGAACTTATTACTATATTATCAACCCAAATAGTGGCAGAAAAAGTATTACTGGAAACCTAACAATTATAAGATAG
- a CDS encoding response regulator, producing MNTNILYVDDEPHNLSAFSATYRRLYKIFTAESAEEGRKILDKEDIHIIITDQRMPKTTGVEFLASILEKHPEPIRMILTGYTDIDAVIDAINKGQVYRYIQKPWMEEDLRINIEKAKEIYTLRKENKELTEKLLIANSQLEFIARQNLLS from the coding sequence ATGAATACGAACATTTTATACGTAGATGATGAACCCCATAACTTAAGTGCTTTTTCTGCTACTTACCGTAGGTTATATAAGATTTTTACAGCAGAGTCTGCAGAGGAGGGAAGAAAAATACTTGATAAGGAAGATATTCATATCATTATTACCGATCAGCGGATGCCTAAGACAACTGGGGTAGAGTTTTTAGCTTCAATTTTAGAAAAACATCCAGAGCCAATAAGGATGATTTTAACTGGATATACAGATATTGACGCGGTTATAGATGCCATCAATAAGGGGCAAGTTTATAGATATATCCAAAAACCTTGGATGGAGGAAGACTTAAGGATTAACATAGAAAAAGCCAAGGAAATTTATACCCTTAGAAAAGAAAATAAAGAACTTACAGAGAAACTTTTGATTGCCAATAGCCAATTAGAGTTTATTGCTAGACAAAATCTTTTATCATAA
- a CDS encoding Rv1355c family protein, with product MHNETGLNPTLSQLISETSRQKTVYKPVFFNLLDTVQKSAFEHLISTKNNLHVYDHIYSQVEELIKCLQPTIVFLPPIELEKAVKNHFGEKSVEEYGVWVYYPWAEKLVHLLDEQEFAIVRTNRNKYKITTQEQAILAQKKIGVMGLSVGQSVSLTLAMERGFGELRIADFDELDLSNINRIRTGVYNLKIQKTVIVAREIAEIDPYLNVVCFDDGITEENIDRFLTENGKLDLLIDECDSFDIKINSRIKAKALGIPVLMEGSDRGTIDIERFDLEPERPVLHGMVQHLDMSKYKELTTLDERTPYITAVTGVETLSPRMKASAVEIMATISTWPQLASAVTYGGGVTADLSRKILLGNLNVSGRFFLDLDELIADPEKISDQKTTAANLSPLSIENIEEFIKANRLAFDEHTQQLPEEILNQLIVAAGKAPSGGNNQPWRWHHQNGLLHLFLEQSVAQAYLDPQYISSYISIGAAIENLLLKAAHLNLAVNWNLTPQFAPNHLAWFSFTPNYQPSEQEISLAKQIDLRHTNRKITPRQEINQADLSHLSNLVEQIPNAKLQWVTDPEMIKNIGAIATQTDLLRMFIPEAHEDFITKEMRWDLDEVQATEDGIGIHTLDLSNNDSIGIRLLKDKKMINFLQQMNGGSGFKRLTMMQFMSSSAIGLITMPKGEINSFIEGGRAAEKLWLATTEMQLQIHPVNVPIIFFYKNTIEDSLTIPLEQKAQLTLAEQNFNRLFSLSIEQPIFMFRIFKAAPSPERTIRKSLSKTFSIGRA from the coding sequence ATGCATAATGAAACTGGCTTAAACCCTACTTTATCTCAGCTTATTTCAGAAACTTCCAGACAAAAAACAGTTTATAAACCTGTATTTTTCAACCTGTTAGATACGGTCCAAAAAAGTGCATTCGAACACCTCATTTCTACTAAGAATAATTTACATGTTTACGATCATATTTATTCTCAAGTTGAAGAATTAATTAAATGTTTACAACCAACAATTGTTTTTTTACCTCCCATTGAGTTAGAAAAGGCAGTTAAAAATCACTTCGGAGAAAAATCAGTTGAAGAATATGGCGTATGGGTATATTATCCTTGGGCAGAAAAATTGGTTCATTTATTAGATGAACAGGAATTCGCAATAGTTCGTACCAACAGAAATAAATATAAAATCACTACTCAAGAACAGGCTATTTTAGCTCAAAAGAAAATTGGGGTAATGGGTTTATCCGTTGGTCAATCGGTTTCTTTAACCCTTGCCATGGAGCGAGGATTTGGAGAATTGCGCATTGCGGATTTTGATGAGTTAGACTTGAGCAACATTAACAGAATTAGAACTGGGGTATACAACCTTAAAATCCAGAAAACTGTAATCGTTGCTAGAGAAATTGCAGAAATAGACCCTTATTTAAACGTAGTTTGTTTTGACGATGGCATAACCGAAGAAAATATTGATCGCTTTCTAACAGAAAACGGTAAACTAGATTTATTAATCGACGAATGTGATAGCTTCGATATTAAAATTAATTCACGCATCAAAGCAAAAGCACTAGGTATCCCTGTTTTAATGGAAGGAAGTGATAGGGGCACAATAGATATCGAAAGGTTTGATTTAGAACCTGAAAGACCTGTTTTACACGGTATGGTTCAACATCTGGATATGAGCAAATATAAAGAGCTTACCACACTAGATGAGAGAACACCATACATTACTGCTGTTACAGGTGTTGAAACCTTATCGCCCCGAATGAAAGCATCAGCTGTAGAAATAATGGCCACCATTTCTACTTGGCCACAATTGGCGAGCGCTGTAACCTACGGAGGTGGTGTAACAGCAGATTTATCGAGGAAAATCTTATTAGGCAACCTTAATGTTTCTGGCCGCTTTTTCCTCGACTTAGATGAGCTAATTGCAGACCCAGAAAAAATTTCTGATCAAAAAACAACTGCAGCAAACCTATCACCACTTTCCATTGAAAATATAGAAGAGTTTATTAAGGCCAATCGCTTGGCTTTTGATGAACATACACAACAATTGCCAGAAGAAATTTTAAATCAATTAATAGTTGCCGCAGGAAAAGCGCCATCAGGGGGAAATAATCAGCCTTGGCGGTGGCATCATCAAAATGGCTTGTTGCATTTGTTTTTAGAACAAAGCGTTGCACAAGCTTATCTAGACCCCCAATATATATCATCTTACATTTCAATTGGGGCCGCAATAGAAAATCTTCTGTTAAAAGCAGCTCATCTAAATTTAGCTGTTAACTGGAATTTAACGCCGCAGTTTGCACCAAATCATTTAGCTTGGTTTAGTTTTACCCCAAACTATCAACCTTCTGAGCAAGAAATAAGTTTGGCAAAACAAATTGATTTAAGACATACCAATCGCAAAATTACCCCTAGGCAAGAAATTAATCAAGCTGATTTAAGCCATCTGTCTAATCTCGTAGAACAAATTCCTAATGCCAAACTACAATGGGTTACAGACCCAGAAATGATTAAAAACATTGGCGCCATCGCTACACAAACAGACTTACTTAGAATGTTTATCCCAGAAGCACACGAAGACTTCATTACCAAAGAAATGCGTTGGGATTTAGATGAAGTTCAGGCAACAGAAGACGGGATCGGTATACATACACTAGATTTGAGCAATAATGATTCAATTGGCATTCGTTTGTTAAAAGATAAAAAGATGATCAACTTTTTGCAGCAAATGAATGGCGGAAGTGGCTTTAAGCGATTAACCATGATGCAATTCATGTCATCATCTGCCATTGGCTTAATCACTATGCCAAAAGGCGAAATCAACTCCTTTATTGAAGGCGGTAGAGCAGCTGAAAAACTGTGGCTAGCCACTACAGAAATGCAACTTCAAATCCATCCAGTTAATGTTCCCATCATATTTTTCTATAAAAACACCATTGAAGATAGTTTAACTATCCCCTTAGAACAAAAGGCACAATTAACTTTGGCCGAACAAAATTTCAACCGATTGTTTAGTCTTTCAATAGAACAACCTATCTTTATGTTCAGAATTTTTAAAGCCGCTCCGTCACCAGAAAGAACCATACGAAAATCACTCTCAAAAACATTCTCAATTGGAAGAGCTTAA